One window of the Balaenoptera ricei isolate mBalRic1 chromosome X, mBalRic1.hap2, whole genome shotgun sequence genome contains the following:
- the LOC132357711 gene encoding THO complex subunit 7 homolog → MEALTDDEVIRKRLLIDGDGAGDDRRINLLVRRFIKWCNSGSQEEGYSQYQRMLSTLYQCEFSMGKTSLMYDMNLREVENYEKIYKEIECSIAGAHEKIAECKKQILQTKRIRKNREEYDALAKVIQRHPDRHETLKELEALGKELEHLSHIKKSVEDKLELRRKQFHVLHSTIHELQQTLENDEKLSEVEEAQETSMETDPKP, encoded by the coding sequence ATGGAAGCCCTGACTGACGACGAAGTCATACGGAAGCGTCTCCTAATTGATGGAGATGGCGCTGGAGATGATCGGAGAATTAATCTACTAGTGAGACGTTTCATTAAATGGTGCAACTCTGGATCCCAGGAAGAGGGATACAGCCAGTACCAACGTATGCTGAGCACACTGTACCAATGTGAATTTTCAATGGGCAAAACTTCGCTGATGTATGATATGAATCTCAGAGAAgtggaaaattatgaaaaaatttacaaagaaatagaaTGTAGCATTGCTGGAGCACATGAAAAAATTGCTGAGTGCAAAAAGCAAATTCTTCAAACAAAACGAATACGAAAAAATCGCGAAGAATACGATGCACTGGCAAAAGTGATCCAGCGTCATCCAGACAGGCATGAGACATTAAAGGAACTAGAGGCTCTGGGAAAAGAACTAGAGCATctttcacatattaaaaaaagtGTTGAAGATAAGCTAGAATTGAGAAGGAAACAGTTTCATGTTCTTCATAGTACCATCCATGAACTTCAGCAAACACTGGAAAATGATGAAAAGCTCTCAGAAGTAGAAGAAGCTCAAGAAACAAGCATGGAAACTGATCCTAAACCATAG